The following proteins are co-located in the Plasmodium brasilianum strain Bolivian I chromosome 11, whole genome shotgun sequence genome:
- a CDS encoding endonuclease III-like protein 1 — translation MKLNEANEWNGANEWYGANEWYGANEWYGANEWNGPNEWNGAKQSNAKLYNKRRAPTILLALLLMKLRSNIKKLFLLNLYFLRMEKASKYFGKNKLKKVQIKYESAPNNNSISSVKKLCVHRSCDGHDEQNDEQNDERNGEHNYERSGDTWIKKEGGEAYVGDGSDGSYGAKYNRAQEGKNNEGKTKTNEAEKEYDIKFETKRSLNNGKGENDMGTKRIEIKREVKDKEDKQNSNKGKGVKSKNEEEDNDENNVELKKKHFLITYDKIKEMRKYITAPVDKYGCHMLSERTKDLKVFRFQTLISCLLSSRTKDEITAMVMKKLKEYGLTVENILNTPEEQLKKLIYGIGFYNVKAKQILQICRILTDKYNSDIPHTYEELIKLPGIGEKIAQLILQTALNKHEEGIAVDIHVHRIANRLNWVYTKNELNTQIKLKSFVQKELWSELNTLLVGFGQVICKGKKPLCEKCTLTNYCQYYRENLVKKKPQP, via the exons atgaaattaaatgaaGCAAACGAATGGAATGGAGCAAACGAATGGTATGGAGCAAACGAATGGTATGGAGCAAACGAATGGTATGGAGCAAACGAATGGAATGGACCAAACGAATGGAATGGAGCAAAACAAAGCAAtgcaaaattatataataaaaggagAG cccCTACGATACTGTTGGCTCTCCTTTTAATGAAACTCCGTAgcaacattaaaaaattgttcttACTAAACTTATATTTCCTAAGGATGGAAAAAGCATCAAAGTACTTTGGTAAAAATAAACTGAAAAAGGTACAGATAAAATACGAAAGTGCACCAAATAATAATTCGATTAGTAGTGTGAAAAAGCTGTGCGTGCACAGAAGTTGCGATGGGCATGACGAACAGAATGACGAACAGAATGACGAACGTAATGGCGAACATAATTACGAACGTAGTGGTGATACATGGATTAAGAAGGAAGGAGGAGAGGCGTATGTAGGGGATGGATCGGATGGATCATATGGAGCGAAATATAATCGTGCGCAAGAGGGAAAGAATAACGAGGGAAAAACTAAAACGAATGAGGCTGAAAAAGAATATGATATTAAATTCGAAACGAAACGGTCTTTGAATAATGGTAAGGGGGAAAATGATATGGGGACAAAAAGAATAGAGATTAAAAGGGAAGTAAAAGATAAAGAGGATAAGCAGAATAGTAACAAGGGAAAAGGTGTAAAGTccaaaaatgaagaagaggataatgatgaaaataatgtagaattaaaaaaaaagcatttctTAATAACCtatgacaaaataaaagaaatgagaaaatatataactgcTCCTGTAGATAAGTATGGATGTCATATGTTAAGCGAAAGGACAAAGGATTTAAAAGTGTTTCGCTTCCAAACATTAATATCATGTTTATTATCATCAAGAACAAAAGACGAGATAACAGCTAtggtaatgaaaaaattaaaagaatatggATTAACtgttgaaaatatattaaacacACCAGAagaacaattaaaaaaattaatttatggCATAGGGTTTTATAATGTTAAAGCAAAACAAATTCTTCAAATTTGTCGTATTTTAacagataaatataattcagATATTCCTCATACTTAtgaagaattaataaaattgcCAGGTATAGGTGAAAAAATAGCCCAACTTATTTTGCAAACCGCTTTGAATAAACATGAAGAAGGTATAGCTGTTGATATACATGTTCACAGAATAGCTAACCGCTTAAATTGGGTCTacacaaaaaatgaattaaatacacaaataaaattaaaatcattTGTACAGAAAGAATTATGGTCAGAATTAAATACTCTGCTCGTGGGTTTTGGTCAGGTAATATGCAAAGGAAAAAAGCCACTTTGCGAAAAATGCACACTTACCAATTATTGCCAGTATTACAGGGAAAACCTTGTTAAGAAGAAGCCCCAGCCATAG
- a CDS encoding F-box protein FBXO6, translating into MCKTEKCKKHHLDVEYTANNQTEVIAPTNNSIVMAHNYSNACFSKRKKNEYLLPVQSIIKKENIFKNCDIVCNILPFLTFSERWNNKLLNKSFYKSFNTKYAWTSLDFRFLDVDLFNFSFFKKYNKLFYNTVSLSLSVNGNKRVEVTINMIIKHFKNLKDLRLYFRKKNTNYIYEGVHPIVSNILNLQILQDGKSERGEQVKCGREKDVRERDDRERDDQERDDRERDDQERDDRERDDRERDDRERDDREKCKHESCKSNNRVPDKCSDRVHIRTDGDECEQKEYDEDTKARNYNNSAKGKRDKKEKVFCSYKEYHTNENKDLYNSLPNDFTNCDIHLNDLFLEKYYYYYYCKYKEDKDYMENSLLTEESLQKYLYNIEHIKIFKNRNLILSNTFNNLERLVLDVELKGDELLCFVGKLNNLKDIIISKLLYSNKLNKSQSITIFTCFIEKMKQNNIRLIQLGLYFRNEYKPIDYLNNKKFRKILNERKEYLYNINKEEGDELIYILQKNHLNSLYCLWSNDLFISFEMYEQIKKFNNLKVWILPGWRALSLAKQ; encoded by the exons ATGTGCAAAAcggaaaaatgtaaaaaacatCATTTGGATGTAGAGTACACAGCAAACAATCAGACAGAAGTAATAGCTCCAACAAATAACAGTATAGTTATGGCCCACAATTATAGTAACGCATGTTTtagtaaaaggaaaaaaaatgaatatttattacctGTACagagtataataaaaaaggaaaatatttttaaaaattgtgatatagtatgtaatatattaccCTTTTTAACGTTTTCTGAGAGAtggaataataaattattaaataaatcattttatAAATCTTTTAATACTAAATATGCTTGGACAAGTTTAGACTTTCGATTTCTTGATGTagatttgtttaatttttccttttttaaaaaatataacaagcttttttataatactgTCTCTTTGTCCCTATCAGTTAATGGAAATAAAAGAGTAGAAGTTACCattaatatgataataaaacattttaagaATCTTAAAGATCTCCGCTTATattttcgaaaaaaaaatacgaattatatatatgagggGGTCCACCCGATCGTTTCGAACATACTAAACCTTCAAATATTGCAAGATGGCAAAAGTGAGAGAGGTGAGCAAGTAAAATGCGGTCGAGAAAAGGATGTCCGAGAAAGGGATGACCGAGAAAGGGATGACCAAGAAAGGGATGACCGAGAAAGGGATGACCAAGAAAGGGATGACCGAGAAAGGGATGACCGAGAAAGGGATGACCGAGAAAGGGATGACCGAGAAAAGTGTAAGCACGAATCGTGCAAAAGCAACAATAGGGTCCCTGATAAGTGCAGTGATAGGGTACATATACGAACGGATGGCGATGAATGTGAACAGAAGGAATATGATGAAGACACAAAAGCCcgaaattataataatagtgcaaaaggaaaaagagataaaaaagaaaaggttttttgttcttataaGGAATACCATAcgaatgaaaataaagacTTGTATAACTCATTACCGAATGATTTTACAAATTGTGATATTCATCTTAATGATCTCTTTTTAGAAaagtattactattattattattgtaaatataaagaagatAAAGACTATATGGAAAACAGCCTATTAACAGAAGAATCATTACAAAAGTATTTATACAATAtagaacatataaaaatttttaaaaatagaaatttgATTCTTTCAAATACCTTTAACAATTTAGAGAGACTAGTATTAGATGTTGAATTGAAAGGAGATGAACTCCTCTGTTTTGTAGGAAAGTTAAACaatttaaaagatattattATCAGCAAACTGTTGTACTcgaacaaattaaataaatccCAAAGCATTACTATATTTACCTGTTTCattgaaaaaatgaagcagAATAATATACGCCTTATACAATTAGGCttatattttagaaatgaatataaacCCATcgattatttaaataataaaaaatttagaaaaatacttaatgaaagaaaagaatacctttataatattaataaggaGGAAGGGGATGAGTTAATATACATTCTGCAAAAGAATCATTTGAACTCCTTATACTGTCTATGGAGTAACGACCTTTTCATTTCCTTTGAGATGTATGAACAAATCAAAAAGTTCAA CAATTTAAAGGTGTGGATCCTGCCAGGATGGCGAGCCTTGTCCCTCGCAAAGCAGTAA
- a CDS encoding hypothetical protein (conserved Plasmodium protein), translated as MKKKSETQTPLVNNSYAGEKKRNNLSSLPTLSSIDAQPSIPPLPPLNECKKNYIFCKTNNFNNLGGMLIEKNLFVLNFVLSIKYNEEKKKERGGGVRIGGGENVKCDESTQSDNLKMYYLSQNEKVFIDEISTCVYEQGAENDEQRGDDKGENFFEKNMNILIKNNFFFFIKNYIHNILSNVDICTQEKPNETFFEFFSIFKNKKKKIYMENSDDMLSDLYCDVSHASDDSDYNYFYEKTNQMNDYDYDYEEGEEEECQVGEEEQEEDENEKNNAEEECQVEDESEQRENPLPNGRGNIYLVANLSKNLDLIYCEKRNSLLSIDNEKRKKQKKDKKFEKYLCRCCKTKKNKIKNIYNIHNIHNIHNNYNNYNNYFLKRFNVCLLQIFISNLTKKEFLFWAKIKDTIQHFLGSIQSAVFHKGISNYVEIPYIEIMDEINKYTAEEAHLKFIKKKKKLLILKKEQKSIKCLFEKTINSVRISVKYNLIFADNKFNYLFKDVMKKYRRVIKNNIFNNYHARKAADEGIEVETAAGAAPGKEKHDGACIMNYANSIHNNLNPNIVKNYTKKHYDFSLLVHNIHLELYGYVYIRNYLFFLLIMIEVYIFIHFNDISYTYSNNTDIFLDQILKNLFT; from the coding sequence atgaaaaaaaagagtgaAACACAGACACCCTTAGTTAATAACTCTTATGCaggagagaaaaaaagaaacaaccTGTCTTCACTTCCTACGCTATCTTCGATAGATGCCCAACCATCGATACCTCCACTTCCTCCTCTGAAcgaatgtaaaaaaaactACATTTTCTgcaaaacaaataattttaataacttGGGGGGAATgcttattgaaaaaaatttatttgtcttaaattttgttttaagcataaaatataacgaagaaaaaaaaaaagaaagaggaGGCGGAGTAAGAATTGGAGGTGGGGAAAATGTTAAATGCGATGAATCCACTCAAagtgataatttaaaaatgtattaccTTTCTCAAAATGAAAAGGTTTTCATCGATGAAATaagtacatgtgtatatgaaCAGGGAGCAGAAAACGACGAACAACGAGGAGATGATAAAGGAGAAAAtttctttgaaaaaaatatgaacattttgataaaaaataattttttcttttttattaaaaattacattcaTAACATTTTGAGTAATGTAGACATATGCACTCAAGAGAAACCAAATGAaacattttttgaattttttagcatttttaaaaataaaaaaaaaaaaatttacatggAAAATTCTGACGATATGTTAAGCGATTTGTACTGTGATGTGTCCCATGCATCTGACGATAGTGATTACAACTACTTTTATGAGAAAACCAATCAAATGAATGATTACGACTATGATTATGAGGAGGGGGAGGAGGAAGAGTGTCAAGTGGGGGAAGAGGAGCAGGAGGAAGATGAAAACGAAAAGAACAACGCGGAGGAAGAGTGCCAAGTGGAGGACGAATCAGAGCAGAGGGAAAACCCCTTACCAAACGGAAGGGGGAACATATACCTCGTTGCAAACCTAAGCAAGAATCTGGATTTGATATACTGTGAAAAAAGAAACTCCTTATTATCAATAGATAatgagaaaagaaaaaaacaaaaaaaagataaaaaatttgaaaaatactTATGTCGATGTtgcaaaacaaaaaaaaataaaataaaaaatatttataatattcataatattcataacattcataataattataataattataataattattttttaaaaagatttaaTGTATGCTTACTACAAATTTTCATATccaatttaacaaaaaaggaattcCTCTTTTgggcaaaaataaaagataccATACAGCACTTTTTAGGAAGTATACAATCAGCTGTATTTCATAAAGGTATTTCTAATTATGTGGAAATTCCTTACATTGAAATTATGGATGAAATCAATAAATATACTGCCGAAGAGGcgcatttaaaatttataaaaaaaaaaaaaaaattattaattttaaaaaaagaacaaaagagTATAAAATGcttatttgaaaaaacaataaattcTGTAAGAATTTCGGTGAAGTATAACTTAATATTTGCTGATAATAAattcaattatttatttaaagatgtcatgaaaaaatatagaagagttatcaaaaataatatttttaataattatcacGCGCGGAAGGCAGCAGATGAGGGGATAGAAGTAGAGACAGCGGCGGGAGCAGCACCGGGGAAAGAAAAACATGACGGAGCGTGCATTATGAATTATGCAAACTCCATACACAATAACTTAAATCCCAATATTGTCAAAAATTATACGAAAAAACATTACGATTTTTCACTTcttgttcataatattcatttagAATTGTACGGATATGTGTACATTAGAAATtacttattctttttattaataatgattGAAGTGTACATTTTCATCCACTTCAATGACATCAGCTACACATATTCTAATAACACAGACATATTCTTGGaccaaattttaaaaaatctttttacCTAA
- a CDS encoding 60S ribosomal protein L19 has protein sequence MSLKLQKRLAASVLKCGKNKIWMDPNEISEISLANSRFSIRKLYKEGLILKKPQKVHSRARVRLYKLAKRKGRHMGIGKRKGTKNARTNQKTLWIKRQRVLRRLLKRLREAKKIDRHIYHSFYLKCKGNQFKNKRTLIEAIQREKAETLKKKSIADQLEAKRLKAQILRNKRKMKKEKEAVS, from the exons atg TCGCTTAAATTGCAGAAAAGGTTAGCAGCTTCTGTTTTGAAatgtggaaaaaataaaatatggatGGACCCAAATGAAATCAGCGAAATATCGCTTGCTAATTCGA GATTTAGCATAAggaaattatataaagaaggattaattttaaaaaaaccgCAAAAGGTTCACAGCCGAGCAAGGGTAAGATTGTACAAATTAGCAAAAAGGAAAGGTAGACATATGGGTATAGGTAAAAGAAAGGGTACGAAAAATGCAAGAACAAATCAAAAAACATTGTGGATTAAACGTCAACGTGTTTTGAGAagattattaaaaagattaaGAGAAGCCAAAAAAATTGATagacatatatatcattccttttatttaaaatgtaaaggAAATCagtttaaaaacaaaagaacatTAATCGAAGCCATACAAAGAGAAAAAGCGGAAACCCTGAAAAAGAAATCCATAGCTGATCAGTTGGAAGCAAAAAGATTGAAAGCacaaattttaagaaataagagaaagatgaaaaaagaaaaggaggCTGTATCGTAA
- a CDS encoding pre-mRNA-splicing factor CWF7 — protein MEIHKEASDEEKDDNNNLVEVNNDSVANSSNGKEKNKKLYETIDLHHLVNALPYIDSYDNEFEQNAKKMVEEEMNLMNKKKEIKNYLKNFPVPQSVYVNNENSIVQNELNRCEQNKKMDKLNLEYYNIENDILNDNKDIEEWKKTLKKHELILENLHNALINMELMSKYKEVMWCEHMKVFTHIDINLQNNIKTLKEEIDNINKQRKLHQLSYVNDLSTLQNERKEFKRKNSLVINEIKKLSHENMLMQYKRNMI, from the coding sequence ATGGAGATACACAAAGAAGCTAGtgatgaagaaaaagatgATAACAACAATCTGGTGGAAGTTAATAACGACAGTGTAGCTAATTCTTCaaatggaaaagaaaaaaataagaaactATACGAAACAATTGATTTGCATCACTTGGTGAATGCTCTGCCATATATCGATTCGTATGATAACGAATTTGAACAAAACGCAAAAAAAATGGTAGAAGAAGAGATgaatttaatgaataaaaaaaaagagataaaaaattatttaaaaaatttcccAGTCCCACAATccgtatatgtaaataatgaaaattcaaTTGTACAAAATGAGTTAAACAGATGTgaacagaataaaaaaatggacaAGCTAAATttagaatattataatattgaaaatgatatattaaatgataataagGATATAGAAGAAtggaaaaaaacattaaagaAACATGAActaattttagaaaatttacataatgcattaataaatatggaaTTAATGAGTAAGTATAAAGAAGTCATGTGGTGTGAACATATGAAAGTATTCACACACATTGATATTAACCtgcaaaataatattaaaacgCTAAAGGAAGAAATTGACaatataaacaaacaaaGAAAGCTACATCAGTTGAGTTACGTTAATGATTTATCCACTTTGCAAAAcgaaagaaaagaatttaAAAGGAAGAATTCACTCgttattaatgaaataaaaaagttatcgCATGAAAATATGCTTATGCAGTATAAGAGAAACATGATATGA